A single window of Pyrus communis chromosome 10, drPyrComm1.1, whole genome shotgun sequence DNA harbors:
- the LOC137747904 gene encoding uncharacterized protein yields MLRVSILQWKSSWNSYLPLIEFAYNNSYHSSNDMASFKAMYGKTCQTPLCWTKVDEWVLVGLEIVDTTNTNIQLIKRNLKAAQDRQKSIADRHSRDYEYDIDDFVFLKLSPWKCVVRFDPCHVIQPEPLEMNQDASYVEEPVAIIDRQDKTLRNKVIPLVKVLWRNHAVEETTWETEELMRS; encoded by the exons ATGCTGAGAGTGTCTATTCTCCAGTGGAAAAGTAGTTGGAATAGCTATTTGCCTCTGATCGAGTTTGCCTACAACAATAGCTACCACTCTAGTAACGACATGGCATCGTTTAAGGCAATGTATGGGAAAACATGCCAGACACCGTTATGTTGGACGAAGGTCGATGAATGGGTGTTAGTAGGACTAGAAATTGTTGACACCACTAATACTAACATCCAGTTGATTAAGAGGAATCTGAAAGCGGCACAAGATCGACAGAAAAGTATTGCGGACCGACATTCCAgggattatgagtatgatattGATGACTTTGTCTTTCTGAAGTTATCGCCCTGGAAATGTGTTGTTCGTTTTG ATCCCTGTCACGTCATTCAGCCGGAACCATTAGAAATGAATCAGGATGCGAGTTATGTCGAGGAACCAGTGGCGATCATTGACCGACAGGATAAAACTTTGAGGAACAAAGTCATCCCGTTGGTAAAAGTGTTGTGGAGAAACCATGCAGTCGAGGAAACAACATGGGAAACGGAGGAACTGATGAGGAGCTAG